AAATCTTAATCAACAACTCGgctaatcttaatgaaacttggcagGAATGTTCTTTGCATAACTCATATTACCATGGAAACggaaagttttccttatatgtatatagtaacatCTAGAGCGTAGAGCTCtaatatttggcatgaaacatcaTATGAAGAACCTAAACAGTAATCAAGAATGTTAAAATTATGCCTCTTGGGTCGAAATTTGCCCCATACCGGGGGACAAatgttttttccttaaatgtatatagtgaaaagtttaaaaaacttctctgaaatattaaaactaaagctttgatatttggcattaaaCATCGTCTGGAACACCTCTaccaatattgttcaaatcatgcctttAAAGGTAAAAATTGGCCCAACCCTGAAGGCAAATATGTTTtcctatatgtatattgtaaaaactCCTTCCTTGAAACCACAATGCCAAGAGCTTGGATATTTGCTTTCAAACATGGGCTGATGGACCCTTACAATATGTAATTTGAAAACAGTAtgagatacatgtataataataaaatacaatattgagGTGTAATTTGTATAATTCTAGGTACAGATAAAAAAGCGGAAAACTGGAGACGAAGCTTCTGACCTCAGGGTTGCCAAAAAGAAgagtaaatatatatgatatttattattatcataaatcttgaaaatatcattaaagttaTCTTTTTACATTCGTTATAGAGTTGAAATTCATTTGTTATGTATTTAGTTTGAATTTGACAGGATCAGGAAGAACAATCTTAAGTTTAAGTATGtgttttacagtaaaaatgtgacaattaaataattatgaacattatttcataaaaaatttgtTTGTACTTATCCTTCTCAAACCCATCTGTAGAAAATTATTGTGTAATTTTGAGTGCAATCCATATGAAAATATTCCATTAAAACATTTCAGATGATAACACTTCTGGTGGGAAAGGGTTTGGCAAAAGGAAGAGAAGATTTTTATATGGTTTGTGTATTGCTCTTTTTTGTCTTTGAACATATGAtggtttttataaaaataagtaataatagtattaaaactgattaatattaaaggggcctttgcacagattttggcatgttttgtagtttgtctttaagtgctttatattgataaatgtaaacactggatctaaaaagctcaagtaaaaaatctagaataaaatttaaaaaaaaggaaaaaaagtagcccccatcagggctcgaaccagtaacccccagagtcctggagtaaatggGATATGGGAATCACGACCGTCCATCTGTCCCAAGGAGCATAAGTTTGTCATTTATAAAGCGAAATTCATTAAACTTGGTACAAAAGATCCTCATCATTAGACTGTGTATGCTTAAATACCAgttccctacctccaaggtcaatgtcactattATATGTCAAATGTCTGTATATGGTACAATGTTGCATCCTGTTTGCGTCCAGAGCATAACTTAGTCATGTATTGAgtgaattttattaaacttggcacaaatatttttaatcatGTGTCGCTCTTTCTGTTGCCTTAATCTAATGGAAGACAAGGTTAAGGTTAACTTTCatccatttatttaaaaatggaatTCCCATGCCTTGAAGGAACACAACTTGAATGATATTTTCTCGCAAAATAAACTCGATACTGCAACTAGTGTTCTACAGATATTAAAGCATTAATTAAGcctttatatgttttgttaacatttcttGTATTCTCACGTTTTCAGCTTTTCAAGGTTTATTTGAAGTATTGTTGAGTAGCCTATAaggcatttaaaattaaaataaattattctacAGCTTGATTTTCAGTACGTTACAGgacggcatatagtgatcgcactgtccgtccgtccatatgtttgtccgtcacacttgcgttaaagtgatattatgggcatctaacagttaataggtgtctatcgcaaccgttgtttatttttggtgttttcacttcatatatacttagatttgttaatgcagcatcaacatactaaaacaatatccctgaaagagaaaaataatgcaaattaaattgaatataaactgtactttcgtttgacaactggtcatgcTTGTACGATGtgtacctaaatttagttttagtgcagattcgttcatacgacacaaagacacaattttgttttacggatggcttacaggactgggtgagtcacgtaagatatcgaatataaaatatatttttaataacaactggtagcaagatgacttgcaaataattggtcagtaacctcaTTTTAAGtaactcgtttgacctgttaattcttttcagctcaattcaacagtgaaaaatgcccataatatcacttaaaggtttcgcttcagatgtaacctttataattggtatgcatttgtatatggacaaggcctttccatacgcacacaaattttgacccctttgaccttgacattaaacttagggtccgcttttaggtttcaaACTCTGcctttaggatttgaaaaagcgttttttgggggcatatgtttGATGGAGaaagctcttgtttttgtttggcATTGATatgtggtttgttttattttagacaCAACACTGTGCAGATCACGACTGGTCATGATTTCAGATGAAGAAAGGAAGAAACATCTGTGGATAAAAATCTTGATGGACCTGTATACTTCATTTATGTAGTATATGCACATCTTGTTGCTCATTTTGTATGTGTTCTGCTGCCTTTTTGAAggatatattatgtttattttaaggtTATTACAAGAACTTCTGCGTCAATCTTTACTAGAACACATGGGTTTATTCCAACCCAGAGTTTCATTTTATGGTGAAATTGGATCAGTCAATTgaatttgttttatcaaatataCGTCTCTAATGGGCAAAAATAAGACACTATTATTGAGGTGTAGTGTTAAACAATTTGTATCCAGTCAAACGTTCCTTATTTCGCCAGTTGTCTTTATAATCCCCCGAAAGTATTGAGTGAGATGTCCTTTATAAGCTATTGTAACTGTACATTTGTTCATATGCATTTTTCTACCAATTTTCGATTTCGGTTTAGAAATGCTTTGTATGAACTTGTCTtcacataaaaatgctttattatgtcccccttcgaagaagagggggtatattgttttgctcatgtcggtccgtccgtatgtccgtctgtccaccagatggtttccagatgataactcaagaacacttagggtaggatcatgaaacttcataggtacattgatcatgacacacagatgacccctattgattttgaggtcactaggtcaaaggtcaaggtcacggtgacccgaaatagtaaaatggtttccggatgataactcaagaaggcttatgccaaggatcatgaaactttataggtacattgatcatgactcacagataaccgctattgattttcaggtcactaggtcaaaggtcaaggtcatggtgacccgaaatagtaaaatggtttccggatgattactcaaaaactcttatgcctaggatcatgaaacttcataggtacattgatcatgaatcgcagatgaccctattaattttcaggtcacaaggtcaaggtcagggtgactcaaaacagtaaaatggtttccggacgataactcaagaatgcttacacctaggatcatgaaaattcataggttcattgatcatgactggcagataacccctaataatgttcaggtcactaggtcaaggtcacagtgactcgaaacagtaaaatggtttcctgatgataactcaagaattattaggcctaggatcatgaaacttcataggtacatttatcatgactagcagatgacccctatcgattttcaggttactaggttaaggtcacagtgacaaaaactaaTTCACACTttggctgccacttcaactgacagcccatatggggggcatgcatgctttacaaacagcccttgttaaaatagattttgtgaatttgtgattgctaatgtttaatttgtatgtctccgaaggagggcatatagtgatcggactgtccgtctttctgtcacactgcgtttaggtttcgcgtttaggtttcaaaaaatgctcataacttctatgccccttcacatagcaacttgatatttggcatgcatgtgtatctcatggagctgcacattttgagaggtgaaaggtcaaggtcatccttcaaggtcaaaggtaaaaaaaacatgtatcaacgcagcgcagtagggggacagtgtgtttctgacaaacacatctcttgttttatgttctataatatgtttgtatgtcaggagaaacaataaagttttgtttttacaatacaTAACTAAACTTGTGGCAGAATTGTttagtaatgaaaatacaaattgcagCAATTGCATCTGTTAAAGAACTTTGAATGGTTATAATTGATGTaaagattgttttattgaaatatttcatttttaaaatgacttcacatgttaaaaaaatgttatgtattttttttaataattttttttattaatttgtgttagtcataaaaaaatattgaatcatTCACACTATTTCATAAATGTTCTGACCTACTGACTGGTGGATTGCGAACATAATGGTATAcctttgtgtgtgtttgtatttattattacatgttatttaattaaaaaataaattaagaattatacatttaaaagtcgTTTACCTTCCatttttttcagtgtgattttttctgtgtgattatgcatatCTGGAAGTGTGTACcgctggcgtaacattttcaaagaatttatCTGTCTATGTTATTATGAActttagggagtttgtaccgccggcgtaacattttcaaagaagtatctgtctgtgtgattatgaaccttagggagtttgtaccgccagcgtaacattttcaaagaaatatctgTCTGTGATAATGcatagtttgtaccgccggcgtaacattttgtcattgtagagtaacattttcaaatatatgtctGTGTGATaatgaaccttagggagtttgtaccgccggcgtaacattttcaaagaattatctgtctgtttgattatgaaccttagggagtttgtaccgctggcgtaacattttcaaagaattatctgtctgtgtgattatgaacctaatggaatttgtaccgccggcgtaacatttagaattatctgtctgtgtgattatgaaccttagggagtttgtaccgccggcgtaacattaaGAAATATATGTCTGTGATTATGcatagtttgtaccgccggcgtaacattttgtcattgtatAGTTTGAACGGCgggcgtaacattttcaagaattatCTGTCATTGattctgagagtttgtaccgcagGTGTATTCAATTGTGATTATGATactctgagagtttgtaccgccagcgtaacattttcagttaATTTTTCTGTTGAAGGATTATGAACCTGAGTTTGTACCACCAGCATAAcgtttttttaaagcatttgggaTGGTTGTACCGCCAGTGTATAGAatgaacctttgggagtttgtaccgctaGCATAAAAAGTtagagagtttgtaccgccagcgtacaattttttgtttaattttaaagtggAATGAATGTGatgaacctttgggagtttgtacctccagcataacatttaagttaattatttgttgatgttataatgaaccattgggagtttgtaccgccagcgtaacattttctgtTGTAGGGTTGTACTGCCAGCAAAACATTTGTATACTTTGttataaaaagttacaaaaaaaaGGGTTTATTTGTAGGAAATATCCTTGAAAAAGGccattttaaaagggattctgtggaaaatccctttttaaaatatactgcttTTCTTACTTGGTCTGTATGTAATTCGACTTCAATTTTGCTTTTCTTCTTTTATAAGTATACACCATTTGGTTGTTCAATTGATTCTAAATATCTTAATTTAACcatgtttatttgaatatatgaCAAATGAACATTTATACACTTTTTTCCATATAAAGCTTGCTAAAAACCACTCTGTATTGAATGTGTTGCAAGTGAATAATTGGCTTTTTAAAATGGGAACTATACACCACTGAACAAAACGACACAAACagtaaagttttatattttgaaattttacaacaaaaaccAATAAACACATAGGAACATAACGTTGAATTCGCATTTGTTTCATTTGATACACATTTTGAGCCTTTTGCggattgatttaataataatcaacACACTTCATGTTTGCATTGTATCTGAATTTCCTAATATACACAACAACCCATGTGTTGGTGCATTTAATTAATcaaacttttctaaataattgcaTAAATTGGCTTATTTGATAATATGTTAACGACAAAACGGTGATATTGTTGCCAAATTTATCAAAATACGTCAAATAGTTGTAATTTGCATTTGTTTTCGatgtatttcattaaaaacaacacaaattgttTAGGGATTGTTCTAATTCtaaaataatgtgttataataAATGACCTTTACATGCAATGGCGCTTAAATTGAAAACAGCTGTGCCAGAATGAAATTATATAATTTGTTGacatgataattaaataaataatagtcaTCATCCAAGGAATGCTCATTAAAACACAAGATGTGTGTTGACATCATACATTGTATCAATTATAGGTTAACTACAAACGTATTTAAAAGTAAGAACACATATAAACAGACTAATCATAATCGTCATTGTATTTagataatataattttataaatatcacatATTCATGAGTCTACATACTTAATCACTTTAGCACGagtgcatttgtatttaaattatatttaccaattacatttaattaaataaggcTTTTTTCATATGCAACATTTTGACAGATAATACgaattaatgtaatttaaatagcGTAAACCGTCACGTATTGTTTCTTATCCCGAATATCCGGGATGTTCGGGATAGGAAACCATACGTGACGATTTACTTTATTTGATTAAGAAGAATTAAGTTTAGATATTTGTCAGCGACATTTATGAATATTGATATCAAATAGTTTATTGGctataataattttcaaattttgtttaaaacatatcatttttgtCTTTAATGTTCATGTTTCTTGTTTGGGCTGGAAATGATCGGTCCTGGCCGGCAAAGGCTGCATGAATACAGGACCACCTTGCCGGCAATACAGTTTAATTTAAGGAAGGAGTGTATCCCGATGTCCACATCATCGTGGTCTCCTCTGTTAAATACAAAAATCGAAACAGCATCAGGTTTAGTACTGCAACCGAATGACACTCAACAAAACATAGGAAAAATGTAATTTGTTTACATTACCATGACAGATATGATATATTATTGCTTTGAATACAAGCGGTCAATCGCCTATTCATTGCGATACCGCACATTATTAAACACACTACTTTTGAACGAAATATAGCCGCGCTGAGGAAATTTAATACAATCGTCAATTGCTATCAGCCCATGTACACATTTGATAACTGcattacatataaatataattataaatcagcTTTGCTTTCGGGTAGTCTTCCTTTCAACTTAggaaataaaggaaataataaatattactcCGGAAATAATAATTCTAAAGAAGCGGACACAATGTATGTTGACTGTATGCACGATAGACTTCTTGAAAATGATTGCTTACAAATTGTAGACGTGGTTGCTGGTGGACTAGTTGTTGTCGGCACTGTAATAGAGGCAGTACGTTTCAGTTGTATTTGGTGTGACCCTGTATACACCGTCTTTTTTGGTTTTGCATTCGacacaaataaacaataaaatcaacgaatattatttcatattccgattttcgaATAACCAAAACAACAAAAGAGACTTGTTCATATTGTTGTTCGTTttgtaatattataaaacaaaagataaaatgtatttccattttaatatttcgtttCGATCTTCATCAGGCAAAATATGTTATAACAACTTGAAACGGATTGTTTGGTCCCGTTGTACCCTTCGTTGAAGGCAACTAtagttttgtttaattgtcaGTGTTAAGTATTCAGATCgagtttactctgatgcttattcCAAATTCGTATTTTATAAggattattgtttatattatgtatttaGTTACTCTGTTAGTTAGTGATGGTGCACGGTTTGTACACCCTCAGTCagttcataccatacgagagcgaatgGTATGTAATACGTATCTCaggtgacgtattttcatttaaactctggattttaatgacgacaagtggGACGTGCAgtacaatatttttaaagcatcaaaagcaCCCAAAAATAGtttggattgtgtgtttgtaatacataatttaaacttcaatatgaataaaacaactcgctgcgacaggattacggttttgtaaatcgtgttttgggtcagactggttagcattcgatacaaatattattaaaacaaatagtgtgtttttaaataaattgtgagAAATGGaagtaaaaacagaaaatggaagttcatatggttgttacttttttgttttaagcattggattgaagttaaaattgaggtaagcgtgtcgttgaTACTAatacttaagttttttttatgactccttcgctctcATATAGTATAAAATtcgtatctcgtgtaacgtaatttcatttaaactctggattttgatGAGGACATGTCGAAcgtgttaatttatttaacagtaaaatagtttttaaagcatcgaacaaatCCAATAGTATTTTGGATTACTGGTATGTGTTTTTTATGCATAATTTCAACtctcataggaataaaataacttgcTGCGACATAATTATGGTTTCCtaaat
This is a stretch of genomic DNA from Dreissena polymorpha isolate Duluth1 chromosome 7, UMN_Dpol_1.0, whole genome shotgun sequence. It encodes these proteins:
- the LOC127839523 gene encoding uncharacterized protein LOC127839523; translated protein: MDSLDSGVFPLTLLPRQPIRHAFPPGQGMVPEVRELIEKENRQPLVQIKKRKTGDEASDLRVAKKKNDNTSGGKGFGKRKRRFLYDTTLCRSRLVMISDEERKKHLWIKILMDLYTSFM